A part of Microbulbifer sp. MI-G genomic DNA contains:
- a CDS encoding FHA domain-containing protein — MLKLCDVQDPSQSVWLVSPGVTVGRAQSCDLCLPDDSVAKLHLKIVVKEHELMLDSVSSGSQILVNGKVVAMPHRLQLNDQLTVGTRILRIIDPKVTRLKAAPAKSVAWALRANHRAIAGKVFPVKGGAVVGRSEECDITFSLSHLSRRHARLEVREGLLFVIDLGSANGTFVNNRRVAESRVRRGDELRFDTLRFSVVGPPDDIDRTAVRPAVSMAEVERMEGAVSAGAAPEDITRPSAVVDGLHLSGGVGAVEVSGARKTRLRAWAVALLLGTGAAGLYWADSQGFFG; from the coding sequence ATGCTCAAACTTTGCGACGTGCAGGACCCAAGTCAGAGTGTCTGGCTGGTTTCACCGGGCGTGACCGTAGGGAGGGCCCAGAGTTGTGACCTGTGCCTACCCGATGACTCTGTGGCCAAGTTGCACCTGAAAATTGTGGTAAAAGAGCATGAGTTGATGCTCGACAGTGTCTCCTCCGGCTCCCAGATTCTGGTCAATGGCAAAGTTGTGGCAATGCCGCATCGGTTGCAGTTGAATGACCAACTGACAGTTGGTACCCGTATACTGAGAATTATCGATCCGAAAGTGACCAGACTCAAAGCGGCACCTGCAAAAAGTGTTGCCTGGGCCTTGAGAGCAAACCATCGGGCCATTGCCGGTAAAGTGTTCCCTGTGAAAGGGGGTGCGGTGGTGGGGCGTTCGGAGGAGTGCGACATCACTTTTTCGCTGTCTCATTTATCGCGCCGCCACGCGCGCCTGGAAGTGCGCGAAGGACTGTTATTTGTCATCGATCTCGGTTCAGCCAATGGCACTTTTGTCAATAATCGGCGGGTTGCGGAGAGCCGCGTGCGACGCGGTGACGAACTGCGTTTCGATACCTTGCGCTTTTCCGTTGTAGGCCCCCCCGATGATATTGACAGAACTGCGGTGCGTCCCGCAGTTTCCATGGCTGAAGTGGAGCGAATGGAGGGGGCAGTCAGTGCGGGAGCGGCGCCAGAGGATATCACCCGGCCTTCTGCGGTTGTTGATGGCCTTCACCTGTCGGGTGGAGTTGGTGCTGTTGAGGTTTCCGGGGCTCGCAAGACCCGTCTGCGCGCCTGGGCGGTGGCTCTTTTGCTGGGAACGGGGGCTGCGGGTCTTTACTGGGCAGACTCGCAGGGATTTTTCGGGTGA
- a CDS encoding glutaredoxin family protein, with protein MKEGGELILYTTLGCSLCEKAKKEIWPLLARFDLRLHAVDIADDAYLLERFQSIIPAVGLGDPEDVCLWPFDRLQLQTWLIQRLG; from the coding sequence GTGAAAGAGGGTGGTGAACTCATACTTTACACAACGCTTGGCTGCAGTCTGTGTGAAAAGGCAAAAAAGGAGATCTGGCCCCTTCTGGCCCGATTTGATCTGCGGCTGCATGCAGTGGATATCGCCGATGATGCGTATTTGCTCGAACGCTTTCAGTCGATAATTCCCGCGGTGGGGCTCGGCGACCCTGAAGACGTCTGCCTGTGGCCCTTTGACCGGTTGCAGCTGCAAACCTGGCTGATCCAAAGGTTGGGGTAG
- a CDS encoding transglycosylase SLT domain-containing protein: MNKLWTDTSGIAPLLMIWICLGAPCKAQQQVQLSEQLAATPGKAAIVFRHKLHRARLAIEHNDQLRLKKLKSELRDYPLAPYLDYWIIHQKLPRLPMAEIDRFLIENDNTAIGDWMRMQLLAQLGSLGQFKTYLEYYRPERHNRTALRCYYADALFRHGDKAQAYRLARALWLVGHSQAEACDPVFAQWADAGGLTQQMIWRRHLLALKEGNLALAAYIARKMQAPYKELAAHLRQVHKTPELLLNHSRLLVGTHQNREIILHGLYRLARQDAARAEQAWQRYSANFLFSDTEQEAMLRHLARQFARQENMQGLLQLGRGRAIRNGHSIEWLARQSLRELDWEQVAFWIDRLPPAKQQLDRWLYWKARSLEELYGKSRTGASAHLYRQLAQKRSYYGFLAADVLGQHYSFVHRPAPITPDQVQKIARRPALQRARELQAMGEFFHARREWNYATREMTPEELLAAGKVASHWGWHHKSIQSVLAADYLDDLELRFPLAFADIIHNASERVGRQNSPLDPYLIYAVARQESHFSHDAKSSAGALGIMQLLPSTARDTARRSGVPYRRSWDLLSPNTNIILGSFYLSTLLNRFDNNRILAAAAYNAGPSRVAKWLRETRKRLPYDVWIETIPYKETRTYVQNVLAYTVIYAYRNGARMQLLRESEVAGKL, from the coding sequence ATGAATAAACTGTGGACCGACACAAGCGGGATTGCCCCGCTCTTGATGATCTGGATCTGCCTGGGTGCCCCGTGCAAGGCCCAGCAACAGGTGCAGCTTTCGGAGCAGTTAGCGGCAACGCCGGGCAAAGCAGCGATTGTCTTTCGCCATAAACTGCACAGGGCACGACTCGCCATTGAGCACAACGACCAGCTCCGCCTTAAAAAACTGAAATCTGAGCTCAGGGACTATCCGCTAGCCCCCTATCTGGACTACTGGATCATTCACCAAAAGCTGCCCCGGCTGCCCATGGCGGAAATAGACCGCTTTCTCATCGAGAATGACAATACAGCCATCGGCGACTGGATGCGCATGCAACTCCTTGCACAGCTGGGCAGCCTGGGCCAGTTTAAAACCTATTTGGAATATTACCGGCCAGAGCGACACAACCGCACTGCCCTGCGCTGTTATTATGCCGATGCCCTGTTCCGTCATGGGGACAAGGCCCAGGCCTACCGCCTGGCAAGAGCACTCTGGCTGGTGGGGCATTCCCAAGCGGAGGCATGCGATCCCGTTTTTGCCCAATGGGCAGACGCCGGCGGCCTTACCCAGCAGATGATCTGGAGACGCCATCTGCTCGCACTCAAAGAGGGGAACCTGGCACTGGCCGCCTATATTGCCAGGAAAATGCAAGCCCCCTACAAGGAACTGGCAGCACACTTGCGCCAAGTGCACAAAACCCCTGAGCTGCTGCTCAACCATTCCCGCCTTTTAGTCGGTACCCATCAAAACCGGGAAATCATCCTGCACGGCCTCTATCGATTGGCGCGACAGGATGCAGCCCGTGCCGAACAGGCCTGGCAGCGCTATAGTGCCAATTTTCTCTTCAGCGATACGGAACAGGAGGCAATGTTGCGCCACCTGGCACGACAATTTGCGCGACAGGAGAATATGCAGGGCTTGTTGCAGCTCGGGCGCGGTCGTGCAATCCGCAATGGACATAGTATCGAATGGCTGGCGCGCCAGTCCCTGCGCGAACTGGATTGGGAACAGGTTGCCTTCTGGATTGATCGCCTTCCACCGGCCAAGCAGCAGCTCGACCGCTGGCTCTATTGGAAAGCCCGCTCACTGGAAGAGCTCTACGGCAAGTCACGCACCGGGGCCTCTGCACACCTCTACCGGCAATTGGCACAGAAACGTAGCTACTACGGCTTTCTCGCCGCAGATGTATTGGGGCAGCACTACAGTTTTGTTCACAGGCCCGCACCGATCACACCGGACCAGGTCCAGAAAATAGCGCGCCGCCCGGCCTTACAGAGAGCGCGGGAATTACAGGCCATGGGTGAATTCTTTCATGCGCGCAGGGAATGGAATTACGCCACCAGAGAAATGACTCCCGAAGAATTGCTGGCCGCGGGTAAGGTGGCGAGCCACTGGGGTTGGCATCACAAATCTATCCAGTCTGTACTGGCCGCAGATTATCTGGACGATCTGGAGTTGCGCTTCCCACTGGCCTTTGCAGATATCATTCACAATGCCAGTGAGCGCGTGGGCAGGCAGAACTCGCCATTGGATCCATATTTGATATACGCGGTCGCACGCCAGGAGAGCCATTTCAGTCACGATGCCAAATCCAGCGCGGGGGCTCTGGGGATTATGCAGCTATTGCCCTCTACAGCCCGCGACACCGCGCGCCGTTCCGGGGTGCCCTACCGCCGCAGCTGGGATCTGTTGAGCCCCAACACCAATATCATCCTCGGCAGTTTCTATTTGAGCACCCTGCTCAACCGCTTCGACAACAACCGCATCCTCGCTGCAGCAGCCTATAATGCGGGGCCGTCCAGGGTAGCGAAATGGCTGAGGGAAACCCGCAAACGCCTGCCCTATGACGTCTGGATAGAAACCATTCCCTACAAAGAAACACGTACCTATGTTCAAAATGTCCTGGCATACACGGTCATCTACGCCTACCGTAATGGTGCCAGAATGCAGTTACTGCGGGAGAGTGAAGTCGCAGGCAAGCTGTAA
- a CDS encoding ATP-binding cassette domain-containing protein, producing MLLLLDGVSFRYGTQVLAEKVSTKIERGDRICLAGRNGEGKSSLLRLITGQLDPDGGEIVRASGMVIAMLEQALPSDCTDSVYAYVAGGLGEIGAVLAGYRDNPTAELQAQLEAAQGWGLLPRLSGVLDRLGLDGEARVEALSGGWQRRAALARALVMEPDLLILDEPTNHLDIAAVEWLEGFLADYRGALLFVSHDRALARRLTRTVWDLDRGRLRVFRCQFECYQEEKEKLLVEEARTEALFDRKLAREEAWIRQGIKARRTRNEGRVRALQALRRQREARRHQQSIARVSIDNGERSGRLVAELTGATFAYPGEKPLVRDLSFTLMRGDKIGLIGPNGAGKSTLIRLLLGELQPQRGRVRLGTKQQIAYFDQHRDQLNPALSVLDNVAGGRDSVLIGGKSRHVMSYLSDFLFGGAKAYTRVDALSGGERNRVLLAKLFSQPANILVLDEPTNDLDAETLELLEKLLLDFGGTVLLVSHDRAFLDNVVGACLAFEGDGDIREYVGVRRLSSPGGRFVTGTKAQKLPQLAPSSKPAQQAKPQALKKKLSYKLQRELDSLPELIESLEEAIDTLQTEVADPAFFRQQPSLVQERLRLLTEKQAQLEAAFARWSELESGTG from the coding sequence ATGTTGCTTCTATTGGATGGGGTCAGTTTTCGCTACGGAACCCAAGTACTCGCTGAGAAAGTCAGCACAAAAATCGAGCGCGGTGACCGCATATGCCTTGCGGGGCGCAACGGGGAGGGTAAGTCCAGTCTGCTGCGCCTGATTACCGGACAACTCGACCCCGACGGGGGTGAAATTGTTCGTGCAAGCGGCATGGTGATAGCGATGCTTGAACAGGCCTTGCCGTCGGATTGTACAGATTCCGTATATGCCTACGTCGCTGGTGGACTGGGTGAGATTGGCGCCGTATTGGCGGGCTACCGGGATAATCCCACTGCCGAGCTGCAGGCGCAACTGGAAGCTGCACAGGGCTGGGGCCTGCTGCCACGTCTCAGTGGGGTGTTGGACCGTCTCGGCCTCGATGGCGAAGCGCGGGTTGAGGCGCTTTCCGGTGGGTGGCAGCGCCGCGCGGCACTTGCCCGCGCACTGGTGATGGAGCCAGATCTGTTGATCCTCGACGAGCCCACCAATCACCTGGACATCGCTGCAGTGGAATGGCTTGAGGGCTTCCTTGCCGATTATCGTGGCGCACTTTTATTTGTGAGTCACGACCGTGCGCTGGCCCGGCGTCTGACCCGCACCGTATGGGACCTGGACCGGGGCCGTTTACGCGTCTTTCGCTGCCAGTTTGAGTGCTATCAGGAGGAGAAGGAAAAACTGTTGGTGGAGGAGGCCAGAACCGAGGCGCTATTCGACAGGAAGCTGGCCCGGGAAGAGGCTTGGATTCGCCAGGGTATCAAGGCCCGCCGTACCCGCAACGAGGGACGAGTCCGCGCTCTGCAGGCGCTCAGACGTCAGCGGGAGGCGCGCAGGCACCAGCAGTCCATCGCGCGAGTATCAATCGATAACGGGGAAAGATCCGGCAGGCTGGTGGCGGAACTGACCGGTGCCACCTTTGCCTATCCCGGTGAAAAACCGCTGGTTCGCGATCTTTCCTTCACCTTGATGCGCGGTGACAAGATCGGCCTGATTGGTCCCAATGGTGCCGGCAAGAGCACCCTGATCCGCCTGCTGCTGGGAGAATTGCAGCCCCAGCGCGGCCGTGTGCGCCTGGGTACCAAGCAGCAGATAGCCTATTTTGACCAACACCGCGACCAGTTGAATCCCGCACTATCGGTTTTGGATAATGTGGCCGGGGGACGCGATTCGGTACTTATTGGTGGTAAGAGCCGCCACGTGATGTCCTATTTGTCCGATTTTTTGTTCGGTGGCGCCAAGGCATATACTCGGGTTGACGCCCTGAGCGGTGGCGAACGCAATCGTGTTCTGCTGGCCAAGCTGTTCAGTCAGCCCGCGAATATCCTGGTACTCGATGAGCCCACCAACGACCTGGATGCGGAAACCCTGGAGCTACTGGAGAAGCTGCTTCTGGACTTCGGCGGCACCGTGCTGTTGGTGAGTCATGACCGCGCCTTTTTAGACAATGTAGTGGGCGCCTGCCTGGCCTTCGAAGGGGATGGTGACATTCGCGAGTATGTGGGGGTACGACGACTTTCTTCGCCAGGGGGCCGCTTTGTAACAGGGACCAAAGCGCAAAAGCTGCCCCAGCTTGCACCCTCATCCAAGCCCGCGCAACAAGCAAAGCCCCAGGCACTCAAAAAAAAGCTCAGCTACAAGTTACAGAGAGAGCTGGACAGCCTGCCCGAGTTGATTGAGAGCCTCGAAGAGGCAATTGACACTTTGCAAACGGAGGTCGCCGACCCGGCTTTTTTCCGTCAACAGCCGTCCTTGGTACAGGAGCGGTTGCGCTTGCTGACTGAAAAGCAGGCACAACTGGAAGCCGCTTTTGCGCGTTGGTCTGAACTTGAAAGCGGCACTGGATGA
- a CDS encoding universal stress protein: MAEYQRILVGLDLSEESSQVLEKAAALAGAFGAEVSLVHAIEPLTFAYGGDIPMDLSEVQEQLQTQAKEQLRKAAHALNIPTERQHVILGQPSTEIHRLAADLGADLIVIGSHGRHGLALLLGSTANGVLHGAKCDVLAIRVHLEDK, from the coding sequence ATGGCGGAATATCAACGGATTTTGGTCGGCCTTGATCTCTCCGAGGAGTCCTCGCAGGTGCTGGAAAAAGCCGCTGCGCTTGCGGGGGCATTTGGCGCAGAGGTGAGTTTGGTACATGCCATAGAGCCTTTGACTTTTGCCTATGGCGGAGATATCCCTATGGACCTTTCCGAAGTCCAGGAGCAATTGCAAACCCAGGCCAAGGAACAGCTCCGCAAGGCTGCCCATGCGCTGAATATTCCCACCGAACGACAACACGTCATTCTCGGCCAGCCCTCTACCGAGATACATCGCCTGGCCGCGGACCTGGGGGCAGACCTGATCGTTATCGGCAGCCACGGCCGCCACGGTCTGGCCCTGTTGCTGGGCTCGACCGCCAATGGGGTGTTACACGGGGCCAAATGCGATGTGCTGGCAATCCGCGTGCACCTGGAAGATAAATAG
- the topA gene encoding type I DNA topoisomerase has protein sequence MGKSLVIVESPAKAKTINKYLGKDFVVKSSVGHIRDLPTGGGRKGPVDAKARARRAAETRRLSPEAKAAYKRKKSHEQLIKRMGIDPDHGWLAHYEILPGKEKVVSELRKLAENADHIYLATDLDREGEAIAWHLREAIGGSDDRYRRVVFNEITKSAIQGAFKDPGRLNINRVNAQQARRFLDRIVGYMVSPLLWEKVARGLSAGRVQSVAVRLVVEREREIRAFIPEEYWSLFADTKTDNADKLRLEVKKQAGQVFRPVNEAQANSAVRQLESSAFVVSGRDDKPTSSKPGAPFITSTLQQAASNRLGFGVKKTMTLAQRLYEAGHITYMRTDSTNLSGEAVESAREYIGEHYGDPYLPKVPNTYSSKAGAQEAHEAIRPSDVRVGPNMLSGAERDAERLYNLIWQQFVACQMTPAQFTSTSIVVSAGEFELRARGRVIRFDGFLKVAPSGGKKEEDLELPDVKVGDRLALQKLDPKQHFTKPPARFSEAALVRELEKRGIGRPSTYASIISTIQDRGYVRLENRRFYAEKMGDIVTDRLSESFKNLMDYGFTANLEESLDAVAEGEKGWKQLLDEFYRDFSARLEKAQSTDKGMRRNTPTDTDITCSRCGRHMQIRTGSTGVFLGCSGYALPPKERCVNTMNLVSGDEAVDADTDEEAESRLLREKRRCAKCGTAMDSYLLDEHRKLHICGNNPDCSGYAIEQGTFKIKGYDGPVIECDKCGSDMQLKSGRFGKYFGCTNEACKNTRKLLKNGQPAPPKMDPVPMPELVCLKVDDHYILRDGATGLFLAASQFPKKRETRAPLVKELLPHQSEIDPKYSFLFSAPLKDNEGRDTVVRFSRKMQQQYVQSEEGGKATGWRAFYREGTWQVEPGGKSTAARRKPPRKKAAQGNQ, from the coding sequence ATGGGTAAATCACTGGTCATTGTTGAATCACCGGCCAAAGCGAAAACCATCAACAAATACCTCGGCAAGGACTTTGTGGTTAAGTCCAGCGTTGGCCATATTCGCGATTTGCCCACAGGTGGGGGCCGCAAAGGGCCTGTTGATGCTAAGGCGCGGGCGCGACGCGCGGCGGAAACCCGCAGGCTCTCCCCGGAGGCGAAAGCGGCATACAAGCGCAAAAAGAGTCACGAGCAACTGATTAAACGCATGGGCATAGACCCGGATCACGGCTGGTTGGCACATTACGAAATCCTGCCAGGCAAGGAAAAAGTTGTCAGTGAATTGCGCAAGCTCGCCGAAAACGCTGACCATATCTACCTGGCGACGGACCTGGATCGCGAGGGAGAGGCAATCGCCTGGCATTTGCGCGAGGCCATCGGCGGTAGTGACGACCGCTATCGCAGGGTAGTCTTTAACGAAATCACCAAGTCGGCAATTCAGGGCGCCTTCAAAGATCCCGGGCGATTGAATATCAACCGGGTGAATGCCCAGCAGGCACGGCGTTTTCTCGACCGTATTGTCGGGTATATGGTATCGCCGCTACTTTGGGAAAAAGTGGCCAGGGGGTTGTCTGCAGGGCGCGTGCAGTCTGTGGCCGTACGCCTTGTCGTGGAGCGGGAGCGGGAGATCCGTGCCTTTATTCCGGAAGAGTACTGGTCCCTGTTTGCAGACACAAAAACCGATAATGCCGACAAGCTGCGCCTTGAAGTCAAAAAGCAGGCAGGTCAGGTATTCCGGCCCGTCAATGAGGCCCAGGCGAATAGCGCCGTGCGGCAACTGGAGTCCAGTGCGTTTGTTGTTAGCGGGCGGGACGACAAACCGACCAGCTCCAAGCCCGGTGCCCCGTTTATCACCTCGACATTGCAGCAAGCGGCGAGCAACCGCCTCGGTTTCGGTGTGAAGAAGACCATGACCCTGGCTCAGCGTTTGTATGAAGCGGGGCATATTACCTACATGCGTACCGATTCCACTAATCTCAGTGGCGAGGCTGTGGAATCTGCCCGGGAATATATCGGCGAGCACTACGGCGATCCGTATCTGCCGAAGGTGCCTAACACCTACAGCAGCAAGGCAGGGGCCCAGGAGGCCCACGAGGCCATTCGACCCTCCGATGTGCGTGTGGGCCCGAATATGCTATCGGGGGCAGAACGCGATGCGGAAAGGCTCTACAACCTAATCTGGCAACAGTTTGTCGCCTGCCAGATGACGCCAGCACAATTTACCTCTACCTCAATCGTGGTCAGCGCCGGCGAATTTGAACTGCGCGCTCGCGGCCGGGTTATCCGCTTTGACGGGTTCCTCAAAGTGGCGCCTTCCGGGGGCAAAAAGGAGGAGGATCTGGAACTGCCGGACGTAAAAGTCGGCGACAGGCTCGCCCTGCAGAAATTGGACCCGAAACAACATTTCACCAAACCCCCAGCGCGTTTTAGTGAGGCGGCCCTGGTGAGAGAATTGGAAAAACGCGGCATTGGCCGGCCCTCCACCTATGCGTCAATCATTTCCACCATTCAGGACCGCGGCTATGTGCGTTTGGAAAACCGGCGTTTCTACGCGGAAAAGATGGGCGACATTGTTACCGATCGCCTCAGTGAAAGCTTCAAAAATTTAATGGACTATGGTTTTACCGCGAACCTGGAAGAGTCCCTGGATGCGGTGGCCGAGGGGGAGAAAGGTTGGAAACAGTTACTCGATGAGTTCTATCGGGACTTCTCCGCTCGCCTGGAAAAGGCGCAGTCTACCGATAAGGGCATGCGTCGCAATACTCCGACTGACACGGATATTACCTGTAGCAGGTGCGGACGCCATATGCAAATTCGCACGGGTTCCACCGGGGTATTCCTGGGCTGTTCCGGTTATGCTCTGCCCCCGAAGGAGCGCTGCGTCAATACCATGAACCTGGTATCCGGCGATGAGGCGGTGGATGCGGACACAGATGAGGAAGCGGAATCCCGCCTTTTGCGCGAGAAGCGCCGTTGCGCCAAATGTGGCACGGCCATGGACAGCTACCTGCTGGATGAGCACCGCAAGCTCCACATCTGTGGTAACAATCCAGATTGCAGCGGTTATGCAATTGAGCAGGGCACCTTTAAGATCAAAGGGTACGATGGCCCGGTGATCGAGTGTGACAAGTGCGGCAGTGACATGCAACTGAAGTCTGGCCGTTTTGGTAAGTACTTTGGTTGTACCAATGAAGCTTGTAAAAACACCCGTAAGTTATTGAAAAATGGCCAACCGGCGCCGCCGAAAATGGACCCGGTGCCCATGCCGGAGCTGGTGTGCTTGAAAGTGGATGACCACTATATTCTGCGCGATGGTGCCACCGGGCTTTTCCTGGCCGCGAGTCAGTTCCCTAAAAAACGCGAAACACGCGCCCCCCTGGTCAAAGAGTTACTGCCTCACCAGAGCGAAATCGACCCCAAGTACAGCTTCCTTTTTTCTGCCCCGCTCAAAGACAACGAGGGGCGGGACACGGTGGTGCGTTTCAGTCGTAAGATGCAGCAGCAATATGTGCAGTCTGAAGAGGGGGGCAAAGCGACAGGATGGCGTGCTTTCTATCGCGAAGGCACTTGGCAGGTTGAGCCCGGTGGTAAAAGCACCGCTGCCAGACGTAAACCCCCGCGCAAGAAAGCCGCTCAAGGTAATCAATGA
- a CDS encoding DUF6586 family protein, whose amino-acid sequence MTNLYTGLVVSALRKCQLLLQLSGESALQNRALQEAALFQLWKAYKAYLAELANELQLGFEPESLQVVLDSLKSRGVVSSEARELSLLYADPDSWLSKLLQCWRKLQQYAPTPTMESARKGANLIPLCSMASPTSGALSAEILLKWHGALSELVRRQRASLEEC is encoded by the coding sequence ATGACGAATCTCTATACGGGTCTGGTTGTCTCTGCGCTGCGCAAATGCCAGCTGTTGTTACAGTTGTCTGGCGAATCTGCCTTGCAAAACAGGGCCCTGCAAGAGGCGGCCCTGTTTCAGTTGTGGAAAGCCTACAAGGCTTACCTCGCTGAGCTGGCAAATGAATTGCAATTGGGTTTCGAGCCCGAGTCATTGCAAGTAGTCCTGGATAGTCTCAAGAGCCGGGGAGTGGTCAGTAGTGAGGCCAGGGAATTGTCCTTGCTCTACGCTGATCCAGATAGCTGGTTGAGCAAGCTGCTTCAATGCTGGAGAAAGCTGCAGCAGTATGCTCCCACACCCACAATGGAATCCGCGCGGAAAGGGGCAAACCTGATCCCACTGTGCAGTATGGCCTCCCCCACATCCGGTGCGCTTTCTGCTGAAATACTGCTGAAGTGGCATGGTGCTCTGAGCGAGTTGGTGCGCAGGCAGCGCGCCAGTTTGGAGGAGTGTTAA
- the lexA gene encoding transcriptional repressor LexA yields MTNLTARQTQVLELIKTYLEETGYPPTRAEIAQELGFRSPNAAEEHLKALARKGAIEMVAGASRGIRIPDHQSGLPIIGRVAAGHPILAAEHIEDYCHLPANFFRPPADYLLRVHGMSMRDAGILDGDLLAVQKTEQVRNGQIVVARIDEEVTVKRFRRKGNQAAVQLLPENEDFDIIQVDMRDNHFVIEGLAVGVIRQTP; encoded by the coding sequence ATGACCAATCTCACTGCCCGACAAACCCAAGTACTAGAGCTGATCAAAACCTATTTGGAAGAAACTGGTTATCCGCCAACCCGGGCGGAAATTGCCCAGGAGCTGGGCTTCCGGTCACCCAATGCCGCAGAAGAGCACCTGAAAGCCCTGGCGCGCAAAGGAGCCATTGAGATGGTCGCCGGCGCTTCCCGCGGCATTCGGATTCCCGACCACCAATCCGGCCTTCCCATCATTGGTCGTGTTGCCGCAGGCCACCCCATTCTCGCGGCAGAACACATCGAGGACTATTGCCATCTCCCTGCCAACTTCTTTCGCCCGCCGGCAGACTACCTGCTCCGGGTACACGGGATGAGTATGCGCGATGCGGGCATACTCGACGGGGATCTGCTCGCGGTACAGAAAACCGAGCAGGTCAGGAATGGGCAGATTGTTGTGGCACGTATTGACGAGGAGGTCACCGTGAAACGCTTCCGCCGCAAAGGCAACCAGGCGGCGGTGCAGTTGCTGCCTGAAAATGAGGACTTCGACATCATTCAGGTGGATATGCGGGACAACCACTTTGTGATTGAGGGGCTGGCGGTGGGCGTCATTCGCCAAACCCCTTGA
- a CDS encoding TIGR00730 family Rossman fold protein gives MLDAKMAEAWRVLRIQSELVDGIERLIALSGAVTVFGGARFTESSPEYRQGVKLGELLAAEGISVITGGGPGLMEACNRGAFALPGTSIGLNIELPFEQTANPYQDISLNFRYFFVRKFMFVKHAVGFVGLPGGYGTLDELFEALTLVQTQKVRRFPIVLVDRNYWRGLYNWLVDTVLERDCIDAGDLDLFHIVETVEEAADLILQFMRPQE, from the coding sequence ATGCTGGATGCAAAAATGGCCGAGGCATGGCGGGTGCTGCGTATACAGTCGGAGTTGGTAGATGGCATTGAGCGTTTGATTGCACTCAGTGGCGCGGTTACGGTTTTTGGGGGCGCGCGTTTTACCGAGAGTAGCCCCGAGTACCGGCAGGGTGTGAAGCTCGGTGAGCTATTGGCCGCAGAGGGTATTTCGGTAATCACCGGTGGAGGACCGGGTTTGATGGAGGCGTGTAATCGCGGAGCTTTTGCCCTGCCGGGTACTTCAATTGGGTTGAACATTGAGCTTCCTTTTGAACAGACAGCCAACCCGTATCAGGATATCAGTTTAAATTTCCGTTATTTCTTTGTGCGTAAATTTATGTTTGTCAAACACGCTGTGGGCTTTGTGGGTCTGCCGGGGGGTTACGGTACTTTGGATGAATTGTTTGAGGCATTAACTTTGGTTCAGACACAAAAAGTGCGGCGGTTTCCCATTGTATTAGTGGATAGAAACTACTGGCGTGGTCTCTACAACTGGCTGGTGGATACGGTCTTGGAGCGAGATTGCATTGATGCAGGCGATCTGGATTTATTCCATATCGTGGAAACGGTAGAGGAGGCGGCAGACCTGATACTGCAATTTATGCGGCCCCAGGAGTAA
- a CDS encoding TetR/AcrR family transcriptional regulator, which yields MSHTDTVSRILDAAEILFAERGFTETSLRTITSTAGVNLAAVNYHFGSKKALIQAVFERFLTPFTCALESELDGCAASGRHLRVEDLLGSLYRVGLGSLGEHGRDPQRFMRLLGLAYTQFQGHLRRFIVSRYGDSYRRFAGLLAEALPGIDPVTFYWRLYFMLGATIFTLSSFDAIEAILREDFGAQSSLPETLERLVPAAAAMLQVVET from the coding sequence ATGAGCCATACGGACACCGTTAGCCGCATACTGGACGCCGCAGAGATCCTGTTTGCGGAGCGCGGCTTTACCGAGACATCCTTAAGGACAATTACCAGCACGGCCGGGGTCAACCTGGCCGCCGTCAATTATCACTTTGGTTCAAAGAAGGCATTGATTCAGGCGGTGTTTGAACGTTTTTTAACCCCGTTCACCTGCGCGCTGGAGTCAGAACTGGACGGGTGTGCTGCATCTGGTCGACACCTGCGTGTGGAAGACCTGCTGGGGAGTCTCTACCGGGTGGGGCTCGGCAGCCTCGGTGAACATGGTCGCGATCCCCAGCGTTTCATGCGCCTTTTAGGGTTGGCCTATACGCAGTTCCAGGGGCATTTGCGCCGTTTTATCGTGTCCCGGTATGGCGATAGCTACCGCCGTTTTGCCGGTCTGCTGGCAGAGGCCCTCCCCGGGATAGACCCCGTCACCTTCTACTGGCGCCTGTACTTCATGCTGGGTGCAACCATCTTTACACTGTCGAGTTTCGATGCCATAGAGGCTATCCTGAGAGAGGATTTTGGTGCGCAGAGCAGTTTGCCAGAGACCCTGGAACGACTGGTGCCTGCTGCCGCTGCCATGCTACAGGTTGTTGAAACATAG